One Aegilops tauschii subsp. strangulata cultivar AL8/78 chromosome 7, Aet v6.0, whole genome shotgun sequence genomic window carries:
- the LOC109765279 gene encoding uncharacterized protein yields MGCAASRLEDEEAVKMCRDRRDFIKQALDQHNRFASSHIAYIESMKCVSMALQRFVAGDDRHELIFDPFISPVKQQKPEMLGLPYGSYEKRTVHVAKYLMSGPNPSVSVEEAPRPVETIRVESHYPVDGYAGTDRFFPANSSPMRPSSHYTPYDRPSYVAPSPQEPVRNAYYMPPYDRPSYVAPSPQEPVRNAHYMPPYDRPNYVPSSPQDPVKNSSYYMPPYAPSPQEPVRNSYYMPPYERPNYVPPSPQEPVRNSSYYTPPYDRQSYPPAPPQDPRRTSYYASHDRPNYPPSSPQEPESSPWDSFWNPFSSLDSYPYPRPRSSYDNVVTDDELARLQRVREEEGIPELEEEDDECQKHEQMHNKEGEGEGEDDDDEEESDEDDDEEEESDECEHSDDQRCMASNEARPGKSEVNVKQEQKGHQSKGVQCAGSSEPRNAVDHEIKAHKKELMRNKVANAEETPGFTVYLNRKPTSLVEAMKDIDSQFLGICSAAQEVSRMLEASRAQYSTSNDLSVKMLNPVALLRSASIRSSSSRFLLASSGSIDDLFDNDTSSCYSEESCSTMSGSHHSTLDRLYTWEKKLYKEVKVGERLRLEYEKRMAHLRSQDVKGEEPSSVDKTRSALRSLQTRMKVSIQTVQSISRRIEVLRDEELHPQLMELIQGLSRMWRAMAERHEAQKRTIDDAKLLFLQHRASAATTVALGPPEATTPPPAAVALECEVRAWRGALDAWLSAQRAYARALAAWARRCLGIGAGAAAPRTVPPAFLVCMEWGLVVEAASEARVMDGLDFFVAGVGSVCSGAAAGMEGMAGRVLCAGLGAVTGAMAEFAAASADGYDAAVSAALAARAPEGGEEENAGGPPQQ; encoded by the exons ATGGGATGTGCTGCTTCCAGATTGGAAGATGAGGAGGCTGTCAAGATGTGCCGGGACAGGAGGGACTTCATCAAGCAGGCACTGGATCAGCACAACCGTTTTGCGTCCTCTCACATCGCCTACATCGAGTCCATGAAATGTGTCTCGATGGCCCTGCAGCGGTTCGTTGCTGGAGATGATCGGCACGAGCTCATTTTTGACCCATTCATTTCTCCTGTCAAGCAACAGAAGCCAGAGATGCTCGGCCTTCCTTATGGTTCGTATGAGAAGAGGACTGTTCATGTCGCGAAGTACTTGATGTCAGGACCAAACCCATCAGTGTCAGTTGAAGAGGCTCCACGGCCCGTGGAAACAATCCGTGTTGAGTCACATTACCCTGTGGATGGCTATGCTGGCACAGATAGATTCTTCCCAGCCAATTCCTCACCGATGAGGCCATCTTCTCACTATACACCTTATGACAGGCCAAGCTATGTAGCTCCATCACCCCAGGAACCAGTGAGGAATGCTTATTACATGCCACCTTATGACAGGCCAAGCTATGTAGCTCCATCACCCCAGGAACCAGTGAGGAATGCTCATTACATGCCACCTTATGACAGGCCAAACTACGTACCTTCATCACCCCAGGATCCAGTGAAGAATTCTTCTTATTACATGCCACCTTATGCTCCATCACCCCAGGAGCCAGTGAGGAATTCTTATTACATGCCACCCTATGAGAGGCCAAACTACGTACCTCCATCACCCCAGGAGCCAGTGAGGAATTCCTCTTATTACACGCCACCTTATGACAGGCAAAGCTATCCACCTGCTCCACCCCAGGATCCAAGGAGGACATCTTATTACGCATCTCATGACAGGCCAAACTACCCACCCTCATCACCCCAGGAACCAGAATCATCACCGTGGGACTCCTTCTGGAATCCATTCTCGTCGCTGGACAGCTATCCGTACCCGCGCCCTCGGAGTAGCTATGACAATGTGGTCACTGACGATGAATTGGCACggttacagcgggtaagagaggaGGAAGGAATCCCAGAACTCGAAGAGGAAGATGATGAATGTCAAAAACATGAACAAATGCACAACaaagagggggagggggagggggaggatgatgatgatgaagaagaatctgatgaggatgatgatgaagaagaagaatcTGATGAATGTGAGCATTCAGATGACCAAAGATGTATGGCTTCTAACGAGGCTCGCCCAGGAAAATCTGAAGTCAATGTCAAGCAAGAACAAAAGGGACATCAATCCAAAGGTGTTCAATGCGCAGGCTCATCCGAGCCCCGAAATGCAGTAGACCATGAGATCAAGGCACATAAGAAAGAACTAATGAGGAACAAAGTAGCAAATGCAGAAGAAACCCCAGGTTTCACTGTGTATCTGAACCGAAAGCCAACGAGTTTGGTCGAGGCTATGAAAGATATTGACAGTCAGTTCTTGGGGATCTGTAGCGCTGCTCAGGAAGTCTCACGGATGTTGGAGGCAAGTCGAGCTCAATACTCAACCTCAAATGATCTCTCTG TAAAGATGCTAAACCCAGTCGCACTTTTGCGATCTGCATCAATTCGATCATCATCTTCCCGCTTCCTTCTTGCTTCCTCTGGCTCAATAGATGATCTTTTTGACAATGATACAAGCAGCTGTTACTCTGAAGAATCTTGCAGCACAATGTCTGGAAGTCATCACTCCACTCTTGATAGACTGTATACATGGGAGAAGAAATTATACAAAGAAGTGAAG GTGGGTGAGCGATTAAGACTTGAGTATGAGAAGAGGATGGCACATTTGCGGAGCCAGGATGTGAAAGGGGAGGAGCCTTCTTCTGTCGATAAGACTCGTTCAGCGTTGAGAAGCTTACAAACTCGGATGAAGGTGTCAATACAAACTGTTCAGTCAATATCAAGAAGAATTGAAGTTCTAAGAGACGAGGAGTTGCACCCTCAACTTATGGAGCTTATCCAAGG ACTGTCGCGGATGTGGCGAGCCATGGCTGAACGCCACGAGGCTCAGAAGCGGACCATCGACGACGCCAAGCTTCTCTTCCTGCAACACCGCGCATCGGCCGCGACCACCGTGGCTCTCGGTCCTCCAGAGGCGACgacgccgcctcccgccgccgtcgCGCTCGAGTGCGAGGTGCGAGCCTGGCGCGGAGCCCTGGACGCCTGGCTATCGGCGCAGCGCGCGTACGCGCGCGCCCTGGCCGCCTGGGCACGACGCTGCCTGGGCATTGGCGCGGGCGCCGCGGCGCCGCGCACCGTGCCGCCGGCGTTCCTGGTGTGCATGGAGTGGGGGCTCGTCGTCGAAGCGGCTTCAGAGGCGCGGGTGATGGACGGGCTGGACTTCTTCGTGGCCGGCGTAGGGTCGGTGTGCTCGGGAGCCGCCGCGGGCATGGAGGGCATGGCGGGGCGCGTGCTCTGCGCCGGCTTGGGAGCCGTCACCGGCGCCATGGCCGAGTTCGCCGCGGCATCGGCGGACGGGTACGACGCCGCGGTGTCGGCGGCGCTGGCCGCGCGCGCGCCGGAGGGCGGGGAGGAGGAAAACGCGGGAGGACCGCCGCAACAGTAG
- the LOC109765280 gene encoding uncharacterized protein yields MDFFKLKKFGKARKGSRREREALECDEEANGGNVASEGDVFEENPEVAAGAGVANGGGAGVANGGEEVGEEEEDEDDDFITNEVKRRLKEMRKNTFMVLIPEEENAEVEEDEDGEEEEEGSSSREWMESDVAEGFPLCGFDSLYDKYSQRMVAFDKMITQIFKDSGSFNISKKSPRSASKLASTLRSLSFKRRDELQEDCENLQQQQSEDDPYQILETAYVAQVSLSWEAIHCTYMHLSLILAAQPENPTTYSCAAQAFQQFQVLLQRFVENEPFEQGSRFEIYARSRSSLSKLLQVPTFQVADGKDNAEDQTEPILAPDLMKLLEECILTFRVFLKKDKKKSSVLMGVHGHTGSSIQQVQSSLDKKEMKVKELFKKKKGWKSKTWPTTMEEVQLLFALTDIKVVSRVLRMAKLSKEQLLWCEEKMSKLDLSDNKLRRDGCPILFPC; encoded by the exons ATGGATTTCTTCAAGCTCAAGAAGTTCGGCAAGGCCCGGAAGGGCTCCAGGCGTGAGAGAGAGGCCCTGGAGTGCGACGAGGAGGCCAACGGAGGGAATGTGGCTTCGGAGGGCGACGTCTTCGAGGAGAACCCTGAGGTGGCCGCAGGGGCTGGTGTGGCCAATGGGGGAGGGGCTGGTGTGGCCAACGGGGGAGAGGAGgttggggaggaagaggaggacgaggacgacgatTTCATCACCAACGAGGTGAAGCGGAGGCTCAAGGAGATGAGGAAGAACACCTTCATGGTGCTCATCCCGGAGGAGGAGAATGCTGAGGTGGAGGAGGATGAGGacggggaggaggaagaggaagggaGTAGCTCCAGGGAGTGGATGGAGTCCGACGTCGCCGAAGGGTTCCCGCTATGTGGCTTCGACTCGCTCTATGATAAGTACTCTCAGAGAATGGTGGCGTTTGATAAGATGATTACACAGATCTTTAAGGATTCAG GGTCATTCAACATCTCAAAAAAGTCGCCTAGATCAGCATCAAAATTGGCATCAACCTTGCGCAGTCTATCATTCAAAAGGAGGGATGAGCTTCAGGAGGACTGTGAGAATCTTCAGCAGCAGCAGAGCGAGGATGACCCTTACCAAATACTCGAGACTGCTTATGTTGCACAGGTTTCTTTAAGCTGGGAGGCTATTCATTGTACTTACATGCACCTGAGTCTGATACTGGCAGCACAGCCGGAGAACCCCACCACCTATAGCTGTGCTGCTCAAGCATTTCAGCAGTTCCAGGTTCTGTTGCAGAGATTTGTTGAGAATGAACCATTTGAGCAAGGTTCACGTTTTGAGATATATGCACGTTCTCGGAGCTCCTTGTCGAAATTGCTTCAGGTTCCCACTTTTCAAG TTGCAGACGGGAAAGATAATGCTGAAGACCAAACGGAACCAATCTTGGCACCTGACCTCATGAAATTATTAGAGGAGTGTATCTTAACTTTTCGTGTTttcctgaagaaggacaagaaaaaGAGCAGTGTCCTCATGGGCGTTCATGGCCATACTGGAAGTTCGATTCAGCAAGTTCAATCCTCTCTGGATAAG AAGGAGATGAAGGTGAAAGAGCTGTTCAAGAAGAAGAAGGGATGGAAGAGCAAGACCTGGCCGACCACAATGGAGGAAGTCCAGCTGCTGTTTGCCCTGACAGACATCAAAGTGGTGTCGAGGGTCCTGAGaatggcaaaactgagcaagGAGCAGCTACTGTGGTGCGAGGAGAAGATGAGCAAGCTGGACCTCTCCGACAACAAGCTGCGGCGGGATGGATGCCCTATCCTCTTCCCCTGCTGA